Proteins encoded together in one Capricornis sumatraensis isolate serow.1 chromosome 3, serow.2, whole genome shotgun sequence window:
- the ZNF853 gene encoding zinc finger protein 853, which yields MKVRRATRTFVRKPRRLKDGGLGPDTPSGGSGGSESQQGENAQEKSSSPPRPAVSAPKRASEVTEETASGRQKLQARQLKQQPEQQPQPQPHSQGPGPQPAPQQQQDGQEPLPQPQPELQEEPQSAQQGPLKPRLRLMPRQKQSREQHRQYEQQKQLRQQEQSEVGQVQEQQPPQLQQELQQDLQQGWPQLPQQAVQQPQQPQQQEPLQPQQESLQPQQEQLQQLQQQQEQLQHQEQLQQQLLQQQELQQRQQQQQQEPLPQQEQLQLQQQLQKQQEQLQLLQQQQEQLELLLQQQQQLQLQLQPRPLGPEDEEEVELELMPVDVESDQELERQRQELERQQEQRQLQLQLQEQLQQLEKQLEQQLAQPPEVQLELTPVEPGVHAPELQLELTPVPPELQLELVPAAAGAPAAVVVAPPGYVVLQELMVLPAAVSAPSIVAVPGPPSGAALTPARPPRRRRRARDRPTICGECGKGFSRSTDLVRHQATHTGERPHRCGECGKSFSQHSNLVTHQRIHTGEKPYACPYCAKRFSESSALVQHQRTHTGERPYACGDCGKRFSVSSNLLRHRRTHSGERPYACEDCGERFRHKVQIRRHERQLHGAGRSRGLGLLRGARAAAGGAPRAEPAADKAP from the exons ATGAAGGTGAGGCGGGCAACCAGGACCTTCGTGCGGAAGCCTCGCCGTCTTAAAGATGGGGGCCTGGGGCCTGACACCCCCTCAG GTGGCAGTGGTGGGAGCGAGAGTCAGCAGGGAGAAAATGCTCAGGAGAAGAGCAGCAGCCCACCGCGGCCAGCAGTCTCAGCTCCCAAGCGGGCCAGTGAAGTCACTGAGGAGACTGCATCAGGACGGCAGAAGCTGCAAGCCCGACAGTTAAAACAGCAGCCGGAGCAGCAGCCACAACCGCAGCCACACAGCCAAGGGCCAGGGCCTCAGCCAGcgccgcagcagcagcaagatgggcAAGAGCCGCTGCCCCAACCGCAGCCAGAATTGCAGGAAGAACCCCAGTCTGCGCAACAGGGGCCGCTGAAACCACGGCTGCGGCTGATGCCGCGGCAGAAACAGTCACGGGAGCAGCACAGGCAG TATGAGCAGCAGAAGCAGCTGCGGCAGCAGGAACAATCAGAGGTGGGGCAAGTGCAAGAACAGCAGCCGCCACAGCTGCAGCAGGAGCTGCAACAGGACTTACAGCAGGGATGGCCACAGCTGCCGCAGCAAGCGGTGCAGCAGCCGCAACAGCCACAACAGCAGGAGCCATTACAACCACAGCAGGAGTCACTGCAACCACAGCAAGAACAgttgcagcagctgcagcagcagcaagaacagcTCCAGCACCAAGAACAGTTGCAGCAACAGCTGTTGCAGCAGCAAGAGTTACAGCAgaggcagcagcaacagcagcaggagcCGTTACCACAGCAGGAGCAgttgcagctgcagcagcagttgCAGAAGCAGCAGGAACAGTTGCAGCTgttgcagcagcagcaagaacaacTGGAGCTgttgctgcagcagcagcagcagttgcagcTGCAGCTGCAGCCCCGGCCTCTAGGGCcggaggacgaggaggaggtgGAGCTGGAGCTCATGCCGGTGGATGTGGAGTCTGATCAGGAGCTGGAGCGCCAGCGTCAGGAGCTGGAGCGGCAGCAGGAGCAGCGTCAGCTGCAGCTCCAACTGCAGGAGCAGTTGCAGCAGCTGGAGAAGCAGCTGGAGCAGCAGCTGGCGCAGCCGCCGGAGGTGCAGCTGGAGCTGACGCCGGTGGAGCCTGGAGTCCACGCGCCTGAGCTGCAGCTGGAGCTGACCCCAGTGCCGCCCGAGCTGCAGCTGGAGCTGGTGCCGGCCGCCGCGGGGGCGCCCGCCGCGGTGGTGGTGGCTCCCCCGGGCTACGTGGTGCTGCAGGAGCTGATGGTGCTGCCAGCGGCCGTGTCGGCCCCCTCGATCGTGGCCGTCCCGGGCCCGCCGAGCGGCGCGGCCCTGACGCCGGCCCGGCcaccgcggcggcggcggcgcgcccGGGACCGGCCGACCATCTGCGGGGAGTGTGGCAAAGGCTTCAGCCGCAGCACGGACCTGGTGCGCCACCAGGCCACGCACACGGGCGAGCGGCCGCACCGCTGCGGCGAGTGCGGCAAGAGCTTCTCGCAGCACTCGAACCTGGTGACGCACCAGCGCATCcacacgggcgagaagccctACGCGTGCCCGTACTGCGCCAAGCGCTTCAGCGAGAGCTCGGCGCTCGTGCAGCACCAGCGCACGCACACGGGCGAGCGGCCCTACGCCTGCGGCGACTGCGGCAAGCGCTTCAGCGTCTCGTCCAACCTGCTGCGCCACCGCCGCACGCACTCTGGCGAGCGGCCCTACGCCTGCGAGGACTGCGGCGAGCGCTTCCGTCACAAGGTTCAGATCCGCCGCCACGAGCGCCAGCTGCACGGCGCCGGCCGCTCCCGGGGCCTCGGGCTGCTCCGCGGCGCGCGCGCGGccgccgggggcgccccgcgtgcCGAGCCCGCAGCGGACAAGGCGCCCTGA